Within the Synergistaceae bacterium genome, the region TCATCATGCCGATGGCCGCCACGTAAACGATGAAGACCGCCGCTCGCAGCACGCCCTCCAGAACGTTGAGGGCAAGGGGAGAGAGCGGGAAAAAGGTCCCCAGTTTCTCCGAGGCCCACAGAGGAAAAGCGATAAAAAGGCCCACAACGGCGAAAATTCCAACGGCCACCGCCAGAATCAGGTCGCGGGTCGTCATTTTTTCTCCGCTGTCGCTGAGGGCGATTTCCGCTGAGTGGCTGAGGGCTTTGAATCCCGTCGTCATCATCTCGATCATCGTTATAAAACCGCGCAGAACGGGCAGCTTCCAGGGGTAACGCTTCGTTCGGGAGGAGTTGCCCCACTTTTCGCGGAAAATTTCGCCGTTCGGCTGCCGTACGGCAAGACCCCAGTAGTTTATCCCCTTCATGAGCACGCCTTCGATAACGGCCTGCCCTCCGACGGGAATCCTTCGCGCTTCCGAAAACCACAGCCCCGCGGAAAGGTTCAAAAGAGCGAAAGAGCTGAAACGAGCGCCTTTACCGGATTCGAAGGGCGGTTGCATTTTATTCCATTTCACTTTGGAGAAGGTCCTCCGTGTTTTTATAAGGTTTGCCGCAGGGACGGGCTTCCCGGCAGATTCCCTCCCGAACGCAGGAAGGTCCCGCCTTTTTAAAAATGACAGGGGCCACTTTGCGGCATTCTTCCAGCATCAGACGCGCCATTTCCCGAATTTCCCACTGGGCCCTCCGGCAAAGCCGCAGGGAGAAAAAATGGTGAAGTTCACGGGCGTTCATCGTGAGGACAATACGGGTTTCCCAGCCGTGGGGAAGGATGAACCGCGCATCTTCCGCCGGAATTCCCATTTCCACCAGGGTCCTGTAGGTTTCATGGGCCGCGGCAAACTGTTTTTCGAAGAGGCTTCGGGCCTCCGGATTTTTCGCCACTGCGGGCGGCAGGATAACGGGGCTTCCCGCTTTCATTTTGACGTAACGCTGACTCTGCTGACTGAAGCTGGCCATCCGGTGACGTACGAGCTGATGCGTGGCCACACGGCTGATTCCGTCCACCCCGAAGGTGAAGGATGCGTGTTCGAAGGGGGAGTGATGTCCGCTGCGCCAGAGCTCGTCCAGAAGACGCTCTGAAAGTTCCTGCGTTTCGCGCTCCAGAAGACTGGCCGCGGTTGTGTCGCAGTAACAGATGCGGGCCGCCGCCGCCACGAGTTCATCCGGTTCCGGAGTGTGCCTCAGAAGATAAACTTTGCATAAAGAATTTAAAGACATGTGAATGTAATTAAAAAGGGGCTCGAAGCCCCTTAACCCTGCTTTTCGGTGATTTCTTTCTGGCCGTAGTTGATTCCGGCGTATTTCTTCTGGAACTTCTCCAGCCGCCCGTCCGTCATGATCCGGCTTCCCCGTTTTCCGGAGTAGAAGGGATGGCACTGTGAACAAACCCCCACCCGGATCTCTTTTTGCGTGGACTGCGTTACAAAGGTATTCCCGCAGGCGCAGCTCACCTTGCACTCCTGATAGGCGGGATGAATCTCTTTTTTCATATATGAACACCTCCGACGTAAAACGTCTTCCTCAAAATCGAATGATCTGAAACGAGCATTGCATCCTCATTGCCTCTCTGCGCCTAGTGACGCAGACCCAACCGTTCGATAAGGCCGCGGTAACGGTTGAAATCCTTCTCTCTCAGATATCGCAACAGCTTCCTTCGCTGACCGACCATCTTCAGAAGTCCTCTTCGCGAGTGAAAGTCTTTCGCGTGGATCTTCAGGTGTTCCGTCAATTCGCGCACCCTTTCGGTCAGAACCGCAACCTGCACCTCCGGGGAACCGGTGTCGGACTCGTGCACCCTGTACTCCCCAATGATTTCCTGCTTTTTTTCTTTCCGGATCACAGAGATCACCTCTCAAAAAAATTGCCGCGAACTGCGATTTGCGTCGATCTCGGAGACGCAGATCCCGGTGTCGGGCCGACAGGTATATTATCACTCTCGATTGTTATTCGCAAGCGGACCGGCAAACTGTCGCGGCGAAAAATAGAGGTCCGGGTTATAATGTCTTCAAAATAACGATAAACATAAACGCAAAATTCAGGCCCTCGTATAGTCGCGGGGGCTTTTTTGTCGTTTTGCGTTGTGCAATAATATATAATAGTTACAATATTGCATGGA harbors:
- a CDS encoding DUF1385 domain-containing protein produces the protein MKWNKMQPPFESGKGARFSSFALLNLSAGLWFSEARRIPVGGQAVIEGVLMKGINYWGLAVRQPNGEIFREKWGNSSRTKRYPWKLPVLRGFITMIEMMTTGFKALSHSAEIALSDSGEKMTTRDLILAVAVGIFAVVGLFIAFPLWASEKLGTFFPLSPLALNVLEGVLRAAVFIVYVAAIGMMKDIQEVFRYHGAEHKTINAFERELELTPESVATQSRIHPRCGTSFLLIAILISIAVFSAIGKGGVVWRVGSRVVLLPLVIGISYEIIRLTSRSGILGKIFMYPVLSLQYLTTREPGSGQIEVALASLDEALDLELNQSSKLSSNSQDVPVQGRTAE
- the thyX gene encoding FAD-dependent thymidylate synthase, whose protein sequence is MSLNSLCKVYLLRHTPEPDELVAAAARICYCDTTAASLLERETQELSERLLDELWRSGHHSPFEHASFTFGVDGISRVATHQLVRHRMASFSQQSQRYVKMKAGSPVILPPAVAKNPEARSLFEKQFAAAHETYRTLVEMGIPAEDARFILPHGWETRIVLTMNARELHHFFSLRLCRRAQWEIREMARLMLEECRKVAPVIFKKAGPSCVREGICREARPCGKPYKNTEDLLQSEME
- the rpmE gene encoding 50S ribosomal protein L31 yields the protein MKKEIHPAYQECKVSCACGNTFVTQSTQKEIRVGVCSQCHPFYSGKRGSRIMTDGRLEKFQKKYAGINYGQKEITEKQG
- the rpsO gene encoding 30S ribosomal protein S15, which codes for MIRKEKKQEIIGEYRVHESDTGSPEVQVAVLTERVRELTEHLKIHAKDFHSRRGLLKMVGQRRKLLRYLREKDFNRYRGLIERLGLRH